The following are from one region of the Polyangiaceae bacterium genome:
- a CDS encoding efflux RND transporter periplasmic adaptor subunit, whose translation MGTKILRAALPIAALLVGVGVLVALVKTRPEPQKKARDERGALVEVQKVASVRERLRVVVQGTVVPAEQVILSPEVAGRVVWQNAELIPGGRFKKGDTLLRIDPRDYALAVRQQKANVDRAALELRLEHSRTEIAKREWQIIGEEGNASEEGKELALRKPQLDVARTNLEAAKSAKAQASLAVSKTVLRAPFNGFVKSESVDKGQLVSPQMQLATLVGTDAFWVQVSIPVARLDVISVPGLNAKDGQGAAVSVVQEVGEKRIERSGRVVRLLGDLDPVGRMARLLVEIDDPMGLDNDAGGLPLLLGAFVEAAIEAQTLTDVVELPRLALRDGDSVYVVDKDGRLAVRTVEVAWRRERSVLVKKGLSAGQEVIVSRLPSAVPGMLIRKAPSKSDTVLGRR comes from the coding sequence GTGGGCACGAAGATACTCCGAGCGGCCCTGCCGATCGCGGCGCTCTTGGTGGGCGTGGGGGTGTTGGTCGCGCTGGTGAAGACGCGACCGGAGCCGCAGAAGAAGGCACGCGACGAGCGCGGCGCGCTGGTGGAGGTGCAGAAGGTCGCCAGCGTTCGCGAGCGGCTGCGGGTGGTGGTGCAAGGCACCGTGGTGCCCGCGGAGCAGGTGATCCTGTCGCCGGAAGTGGCCGGGCGCGTGGTGTGGCAGAACGCCGAGCTGATCCCGGGCGGACGCTTCAAGAAGGGCGACACGCTGCTGCGCATCGATCCGCGGGACTACGCCCTCGCGGTGCGGCAGCAAAAGGCGAACGTAGACCGCGCGGCCCTCGAGCTCCGGCTCGAGCACTCACGGACCGAGATCGCGAAGCGTGAGTGGCAGATCATCGGCGAGGAAGGCAACGCCAGCGAGGAGGGCAAGGAGCTGGCGCTGCGCAAGCCACAGCTGGACGTCGCGCGGACCAATCTGGAGGCCGCCAAGAGCGCCAAGGCACAGGCTTCTTTGGCGGTGTCGAAGACGGTGCTGCGGGCGCCGTTCAACGGTTTCGTCAAGAGCGAGTCGGTGGACAAGGGCCAGCTGGTGTCGCCGCAGATGCAGCTGGCAACGCTGGTGGGGACCGATGCGTTCTGGGTGCAGGTGTCGATCCCCGTGGCACGCCTGGACGTGATCTCGGTGCCTGGCCTGAACGCCAAGGACGGTCAGGGCGCGGCCGTGAGCGTGGTGCAGGAAGTCGGCGAAAAGCGCATCGAGCGGAGCGGACGCGTGGTGCGGCTGTTGGGGGATCTCGATCCCGTGGGGCGCATGGCGCGGCTGCTGGTCGAGATTGACGACCCCATGGGGCTCGACAACGACGCCGGAGGATTGCCGCTCCTGTTGGGCGCCTTCGTGGAGGCGGCGATCGAGGCCCAGACCCTGACGGACGTGGTGGAGCTGCCGCGGCTGGCGCTTCGGGATGGCGACAGCGTGTACGTCGTGGACAAGGACGGTCGCCTCGCGGTGCGGACGGTGGAGGTGGCCTGGCGTCGAGAGCGGTCGGTGCTCGTGAAGAAGGGGCTGTCGGCCGGACAGGAAGTGATCGTCAGCCGCTTGCCGAGCGCGGTGCCCGGCATGCTGATCCGCAAGGCGCCTTCGAAGTCGGACACCGTGCTGGGCCGGCGATGA
- a CDS encoding SUMF1/EgtB/PvdO family nonheme iron enzyme yields MLPRRAIACTVLAALGACHPSPPSPSVPAASSTPAPPPVPTVSAKPPSAPPAVCPAAMSSIPGGTFELSEEDEAGARLLRYRTTVDPFCLDVTEVTVSAYDSCVKAGACTKPDDRTRFCNFGDDARRNHPINCVDWFQAQAYCAWAGKRLPTNAEWEIAARGGTEYRIYPWGDDAPDATRACYGRYDGTCVAGSHPPEAFGLRDMGGNVGEWVFDWMAPYPRESVRYRGPETGRFRTIRGAAWGSGEKFLPAHIRRWLPPKASQAGNGIRCALKANEPRPKAPR; encoded by the coding sequence ATGCTCCCCCGGAGGGCCATCGCTTGCACGGTGCTCGCCGCCCTCGGCGCCTGCCACCCGAGTCCCCCGTCGCCGAGCGTCCCTGCGGCGAGCAGCACGCCTGCGCCGCCACCCGTGCCCACGGTTTCGGCGAAGCCACCGTCCGCGCCGCCGGCGGTCTGTCCTGCTGCCATGTCCAGCATCCCGGGCGGCACCTTCGAGCTCTCGGAGGAGGACGAAGCGGGCGCTCGCTTGCTGCGCTACCGGACCACCGTCGACCCGTTCTGCCTCGACGTCACCGAGGTCACGGTGTCCGCCTACGACAGCTGCGTGAAGGCCGGCGCCTGCACCAAACCGGACGACCGCACGCGCTTCTGCAACTTCGGCGACGACGCGCGCCGAAACCACCCGATAAACTGCGTGGATTGGTTTCAAGCGCAGGCCTACTGCGCCTGGGCTGGCAAGCGCTTGCCGACCAACGCGGAGTGGGAGATCGCGGCCCGCGGTGGCACGGAGTATCGGATCTACCCCTGGGGCGACGACGCACCGGACGCGACGCGCGCCTGCTACGGGCGGTACGACGGGACCTGCGTCGCCGGCAGCCATCCTCCGGAGGCTTTTGGCCTTCGCGACATGGGTGGGAACGTCGGGGAGTGGGTGTTCGACTGGATGGCGCCCTATCCACGAGAGAGCGTCCGCTACCGGGGCCCGGAGACGGGGCGCTTCCGGACGATCCGCGGGGCAGCTTGGGGCTCCGGCGAGAAGTTCCTTCCCGCGCACATCCGTCGCTGGCTCCCGCCGAAGGCGTCCCAAGCGGGAAATGGGATCCGCTGCGCCCTCAAGGCGAACGAACCGCGTCCGAAAGCTCCTCGCTGA
- a CDS encoding DUF4157 domain-containing protein: MLAQARRPREVSRPTAPVAGAPKLSPALSAPLPDPFGSRRECGACGGTCPKCRAPVDPAERQADEIGRRIAEDLAAAVPVGHGTLPESVQRVAEHHLGVPLEGVRLEAEAAGHEKAKSEAALAVTEGREIAFGPSQLSTSTRAGRQLLGHELVHVAQQASARSVRQRQPDPKAPQAERPEGLPANPKDVTLEYVRSLVTKGDLGGALYVIRGRSMAQMLGWLEGIAGALGPAGQATFKSAAAGAGGPRLRLAVLLSYAPTEIAESDWLDFARLGAATRAVILRYANAKGAALPINRVALEWAVAKGALRDMMGRPPAGLDPADVTLADAKADLSAALAIPVEVGTDRAALIEACAATVRRATVYSTAVDAMVDWAKVHRVTDASGRIKRCVVPMRRGADVRELDLSAPARHTFTGEVAPRIEVLKRQECCAAEPYVAAEGACTIGYGHVVKNACKPTAKKGVPALCPGASGSNRCAGTKTLCECSPPMGFDEATAERTLRADFQNAVKTLQKSVPLDLNDEQMFAFADLMVHGIPLSNPVGRGGGRSARDFLDVAYQDLCEDDDAARSAYQTTGTGTTGAPEVSHRARREARVWSPTAPKGAPKTSPRLADVVPEELSKAADDAMSKLDATSPAKEAAARTVDEKVSEELSDAVRSP; this comes from the coding sequence ATGTTGGCCCAGGCAAGACGGCCGAGGGAGGTGTCGCGCCCGACGGCGCCGGTTGCCGGAGCGCCGAAGCTCTCTCCGGCGCTCAGCGCGCCGCTTCCGGATCCGTTCGGGAGTCGGCGGGAGTGTGGCGCTTGCGGCGGAACCTGCCCGAAGTGTCGCGCTCCGGTGGATCCCGCGGAGCGGCAGGCGGACGAGATCGGTCGGCGTATCGCAGAGGATCTCGCCGCCGCGGTGCCGGTCGGGCACGGCACCTTGCCGGAGTCGGTGCAGCGCGTCGCGGAGCACCATCTCGGCGTCCCGCTCGAGGGCGTCCGCCTCGAAGCCGAAGCCGCAGGCCACGAGAAGGCGAAGAGCGAGGCTGCACTGGCGGTGACGGAAGGGCGGGAGATTGCCTTCGGTCCGAGCCAGCTTTCCACGTCGACCCGGGCGGGCCGCCAGCTGCTCGGGCACGAGCTGGTGCACGTGGCACAGCAGGCCAGCGCGCGCAGCGTGCGTCAGCGTCAACCCGATCCCAAGGCACCGCAGGCGGAGAGGCCCGAAGGGCTGCCGGCGAATCCCAAGGACGTGACGCTCGAGTACGTTCGGAGCCTGGTGACGAAGGGAGATCTCGGCGGAGCCCTGTACGTGATCCGAGGCCGGAGCATGGCGCAGATGTTGGGGTGGCTCGAGGGGATTGCCGGGGCTCTGGGACCGGCCGGGCAGGCGACGTTCAAGAGCGCTGCGGCCGGAGCCGGTGGGCCACGCCTACGCCTCGCGGTGCTCCTGAGCTACGCGCCCACGGAGATCGCCGAGAGCGACTGGCTGGACTTCGCGCGGCTGGGAGCCGCGACGAGAGCGGTCATCCTGCGCTATGCGAACGCCAAGGGCGCCGCGCTACCGATCAATCGGGTCGCCCTCGAGTGGGCGGTCGCCAAGGGTGCGCTTCGCGACATGATGGGGAGGCCCCCCGCGGGGCTGGACCCCGCGGACGTGACGCTGGCGGATGCGAAGGCCGATCTGAGCGCGGCGCTGGCCATCCCGGTGGAGGTCGGTACGGATCGAGCCGCGCTCATCGAAGCCTGCGCCGCCACCGTTCGCCGTGCGACCGTTTACTCGACCGCCGTCGACGCGATGGTGGATTGGGCAAAGGTCCACCGTGTGACCGACGCCAGCGGGCGCATCAAGCGTTGCGTGGTTCCGATGCGACGGGGCGCCGATGTCCGAGAGTTGGATTTGTCCGCTCCGGCGCGTCACACGTTCACCGGAGAGGTGGCGCCGCGCATCGAGGTGCTCAAGCGTCAGGAGTGCTGCGCCGCCGAGCCCTATGTCGCGGCCGAAGGCGCCTGCACGATCGGGTACGGCCACGTGGTCAAGAATGCGTGCAAGCCGACGGCGAAGAAGGGCGTGCCCGCACTGTGCCCGGGCGCCAGTGGCAGCAATCGATGCGCCGGCACGAAGACGCTCTGCGAGTGCTCCCCGCCCATGGGCTTCGACGAGGCCACGGCCGAAAGGACGTTGCGCGCGGACTTCCAGAACGCGGTGAAGACCCTGCAGAAGAGCGTTCCCCTCGACTTGAACGACGAGCAGATGTTCGCGTTCGCGGATCTGATGGTCCACGGGATCCCGTTGAGCAACCCGGTCGGAAGGGGGGGAGGGCGGAGTGCGCGCGACTTCCTGGACGTCGCGTACCAGGACCTCTGTGAAGACGACGACGCGGCGCGCTCTGCCTACCAGACCACCGGAACCGGGACGACGGGTGCGCCCGAGGTTTCTCATCGCGCGAGGCGCGAGGCGCGGGTGTGGAGCCCGACGGCGCCGAAGGGAGCTCCGAAGACGTCCCCGAGGCTTGCCGACGTGGTCCCCGAAGAGCTTTCGAAAGCGGCGGACGACGCCATGAGCAAGCTCGATGCGACGAGCCCTGCCAAGGAAGCCGCCGCCCGCACGGTCGACGAAAAGGTCAGCGAGGAGCTTTCGGACGCGGTTCGTTCGCCTTGA
- a CDS encoding MMPL family transporter: protein MSDSERPSERLARWLLRRAKMVLFIAAALAVVAGYRTVRTYMDLRSDLEELLPTSAPSVRALTTLRSRMPGLRHLGIVIDTGGPQNVPAANRLVDDLAKRIRGYPEELVGAVRGDVKAERRFAETYVLQLMDPSDVKKLREAVEKRRDWEVTRSMDMDLLDDDENPPPKVPIAELRDKYQARHGKPHSFPDDRFVSDDGKTVVLLVQASSTATGYPSDKALLERVKADLADLGFPSSYAPAMRVGFAGDVATRVEEMEGLAADLGLSGVLVLALVIAVIVWFFRSSRALPILGVPLLFGTVYAFGLAALPPLSIRHLNSNTAFLGSIVVGNGINSGIILLSRYTEERRRGLGLEDAIATALAGSWRPTLAAALAAAAAYGSLVFTDFRGFNQFGWIGGLGMVVCWFANMLLIPPLVLLVGKKMVPAKQRSGASLGQRLTRWLLRRPRAVLAVTGILSVLAGTGIFQRHSDWIEYDFSRLRRRDSWNDGERYWGPRMDATLRRYLTPTVVMAADANQAKTIEARIRALAKAGGAGGLIGSVRSGSEILPPHRDQAVVEAKKLRKVLTPKLKSELEPKDRELVERALTDEALVPLTSSQVPGVLVAGLRERDGRMDRNVLVFPKTGAGTWDAKRMKQFTDDLREAARVDGRQVDVAGSLLLSSDIASAMRGDGPRATVLSLAAVLGICIFAFRSVGLSLAAVASLFVGVLLMLGGLSWTGAKLNFSNFVALPITFGIAADYSINMLKRFQADGRFDLESALSATGGAVALCSATTIIGFGSLLVAQNQALFSFGVFAVAGELACLGTAIIALPAALSLKKPRSKAT from the coding sequence GTGAGCGACTCGGAACGACCCAGCGAACGCCTCGCGCGGTGGCTCCTTCGCCGCGCCAAGATGGTGCTCTTCATCGCGGCAGCGCTCGCGGTCGTGGCCGGCTACCGCACGGTGCGCACCTACATGGATCTGCGCAGCGATCTGGAAGAGCTGTTGCCCACCAGCGCGCCGAGTGTTCGAGCCCTCACCACGCTTCGCAGCCGCATGCCGGGCCTGCGGCATCTGGGCATCGTGATCGACACCGGCGGTCCCCAGAACGTGCCTGCGGCCAATCGCCTGGTAGACGACCTCGCGAAACGCATACGCGGCTATCCCGAGGAGCTGGTGGGCGCGGTGCGCGGGGACGTGAAGGCGGAGCGGCGCTTCGCCGAGACCTACGTGCTGCAGCTCATGGACCCGAGCGACGTGAAGAAGCTCCGGGAAGCCGTGGAGAAGCGGCGCGACTGGGAAGTGACTCGGTCCATGGACATGGACCTGTTGGACGACGACGAGAACCCTCCGCCCAAGGTTCCCATTGCCGAGCTGCGCGACAAGTACCAAGCGCGGCATGGCAAGCCGCACTCCTTTCCGGACGACCGCTTCGTCTCCGACGACGGAAAGACGGTGGTGCTGTTGGTCCAGGCGAGCTCCACGGCCACCGGCTATCCGAGTGACAAGGCCCTGCTCGAACGGGTGAAGGCGGATCTGGCGGACCTCGGCTTTCCGAGCTCCTATGCTCCGGCGATGCGCGTGGGCTTCGCCGGGGACGTGGCGACGCGAGTAGAGGAAATGGAGGGGCTGGCGGCGGACCTGGGGCTCTCCGGCGTGCTCGTGCTGGCGCTGGTGATCGCCGTGATCGTGTGGTTCTTCCGTTCCTCCCGCGCGCTTCCGATCCTGGGCGTGCCGCTCTTGTTCGGGACCGTCTACGCCTTCGGTCTCGCGGCGCTGCCGCCACTGTCGATCCGCCACCTGAACTCCAACACCGCGTTCTTGGGGTCCATCGTGGTGGGCAATGGCATCAACAGCGGGATCATCCTGCTCAGCCGCTACACCGAGGAGCGCCGTCGTGGTTTGGGTCTGGAGGACGCCATTGCCACGGCCCTCGCCGGGAGCTGGCGTCCGACTCTGGCCGCGGCGCTGGCGGCGGCGGCCGCCTATGGCTCCCTGGTCTTCACGGACTTCCGTGGCTTCAACCAGTTCGGTTGGATCGGAGGCCTCGGCATGGTGGTGTGTTGGTTCGCCAACATGCTGTTGATTCCCCCGCTCGTGCTGTTGGTGGGGAAGAAAATGGTCCCCGCGAAGCAGCGCTCGGGTGCGAGCCTCGGACAGCGGCTGACCCGCTGGCTGCTCCGCCGACCGCGGGCGGTGTTGGCGGTGACCGGGATCCTCTCGGTGCTGGCGGGGACGGGCATCTTTCAGCGCCACTCGGACTGGATCGAGTACGACTTCTCTCGCTTGCGGCGTCGCGACTCGTGGAACGACGGCGAACGGTATTGGGGGCCCCGCATGGACGCCACCCTGCGCCGCTACCTGACGCCCACCGTGGTGATGGCGGCCGACGCCAACCAAGCAAAGACCATCGAGGCGCGGATTCGCGCCCTTGCGAAGGCCGGCGGTGCCGGCGGCCTCATTGGCTCGGTGCGAAGTGGCAGCGAGATCCTGCCGCCCCATCGCGACCAGGCAGTGGTCGAGGCGAAGAAGCTCCGCAAGGTGCTGACGCCCAAGTTGAAGTCCGAGCTCGAGCCCAAGGACCGGGAGCTGGTGGAACGAGCGCTGACGGACGAGGCCCTGGTGCCCCTGACGTCGAGCCAAGTGCCGGGCGTATTGGTGGCCGGGCTTCGCGAGCGCGACGGCCGCATGGATCGCAACGTGCTGGTGTTCCCCAAGACCGGTGCGGGCACCTGGGACGCCAAGCGCATGAAGCAGTTCACCGACGACCTCCGGGAGGCCGCGCGAGTGGACGGGCGGCAGGTGGACGTGGCCGGATCGCTGCTGCTCTCCAGCGACATCGCCAGCGCCATGAGGGGGGACGGCCCGCGCGCCACGGTGCTTTCCCTGGCCGCCGTGCTCGGCATTTGCATCTTCGCGTTCCGGTCTGTGGGCCTGTCTTTGGCGGCGGTGGCGTCGCTGTTCGTCGGCGTGCTGCTGATGTTGGGCGGGCTGTCGTGGACCGGTGCCAAGCTGAACTTCTCGAACTTCGTGGCACTGCCCATCACCTTCGGCATCGCGGCGGACTACTCGATCAACATGTTGAAGCGCTTCCAGGCAGATGGACGCTTCGATCTGGAAAGCGCCCTTTCCGCCACGGGGGGCGCAGTGGCGCTGTGCTCCGCGACCACCATCATCGGTTTCGGTTCGCTGCTCGTGGCCCAGAATCAGGCGCTGTTTTCCTTCGGCGTGTTTGCCGTGGCCGGAGAGCTCGCCTGTTTGGGGACGGCGATCATCGCCCTGCCCGCGGCGTTGTCCTTGAAGAAACCCCGCTCGAAAGCCACCTGA
- a CDS encoding inositol phosphorylceramide synthase, producing MSRVLAHLRGLWGRWWILPGGIPVAYAVVMWAIGDLRPEHVIIPAIACVLAYTGPRTKRFFVDASPYLAVAFGYDSVRYAREAFVSADRVVGCGLRNAELSLFSVSPGVTVQDYFALHHNIVADLICSIPYAIFAYVAILYAAYLFFVDRRRMRHYLWAFAIANFISFTMWLIVPAAPPWYIRQYGCAIDMNALPSAAGLNRVDAYLGIHYFHTFYSRAASVYGAMPSMHCAYPVLGLLTAWKAAGWKTRPIHIGYAILMFSAAVYLDHHWILDGLAGWAVAVVAVVVAKRLLIRFGLWHEVDAAEAEVPAPQPASAAAE from the coding sequence GTGAGCCGCGTGCTCGCTCACCTGCGGGGCTTGTGGGGCCGGTGGTGGATCCTGCCCGGCGGCATCCCCGTGGCCTACGCCGTGGTCATGTGGGCGATCGGAGATCTGCGGCCGGAGCACGTGATCATTCCGGCCATCGCCTGCGTCCTTGCTTACACCGGCCCACGAACGAAGCGCTTCTTCGTGGATGCGAGCCCGTACTTGGCGGTGGCCTTTGGCTACGACAGCGTGCGCTATGCCCGCGAGGCGTTCGTCAGCGCGGATCGAGTCGTCGGTTGTGGGCTCAGGAACGCGGAGCTCAGTCTGTTTTCCGTGTCACCGGGCGTGACGGTCCAGGACTACTTCGCGCTGCATCACAACATCGTGGCGGATCTGATTTGCAGCATTCCCTACGCCATCTTCGCTTACGTCGCGATCCTCTACGCCGCCTACTTGTTCTTCGTGGATCGTCGGCGCATGCGCCACTACCTGTGGGCGTTCGCCATCGCCAATTTCATCTCCTTCACGATGTGGCTCATCGTTCCGGCGGCGCCGCCCTGGTACATCCGGCAATACGGCTGCGCCATCGACATGAACGCCCTGCCCAGCGCCGCTGGGCTCAACCGGGTGGATGCGTACCTGGGCATTCACTACTTCCACACCTTCTACTCTCGCGCCGCGTCGGTGTACGGCGCCATGCCGTCCATGCACTGCGCCTATCCCGTGCTGGGCCTGCTCACGGCGTGGAAGGCGGCGGGTTGGAAGACCCGGCCGATTCACATCGGCTACGCCATCTTGATGTTCTCCGCCGCCGTGTACCTGGACCACCACTGGATCCTCGACGGCCTGGCCGGTTGGGCCGTGGCGGTGGTCGCGGTGGTGGTGGCCAAGCGCCTGCTGATCCGCTTCGGGCTGTGGCACGAGGTCGACGCCGCCGAGGCCGAGGTGCCGGCTCCCCAGCCCGCTTCTGCGGCTGCGGAGTGA
- a CDS encoding phosphatidylglycerophosphatase A, translating to MDDRLAERLATWFGCGSSPVAPGTVGSLGAVPLHFALKLLPPLPHAAAIVAITAVGVWASQKEADRLGVEDPQSVVIDEVAGTLIAMGMTRRLGIPAQLLALALFRAYDILKPGPIDSVQHAQPEGLGIMADDLLAGVMAGLTARWLVRR from the coding sequence ATGGACGACCGGTTGGCGGAGCGCTTGGCAACGTGGTTCGGCTGCGGCAGCTCCCCGGTTGCTCCGGGCACCGTGGGGTCGCTGGGCGCGGTTCCGCTTCACTTCGCCCTCAAGCTGCTGCCACCGCTACCCCACGCTGCCGCCATCGTGGCCATCACGGCGGTGGGCGTGTGGGCGAGCCAAAAAGAGGCGGACCGCCTGGGCGTGGAGGATCCGCAGAGCGTCGTGATCGACGAAGTGGCCGGCACCCTCATCGCCATGGGCATGACGCGGCGCCTGGGCATCCCCGCGCAGCTCCTCGCCCTCGCGCTGTTCCGTGCGTACGACATCCTGAAGCCCGGGCCCATCGACAGCGTGCAACACGCCCAACCGGAAGGGCTCGGCATCATGGCGGACGACTTGCTGGCCGGCGTCATGGCCGGCCTCACCGCGCGTTGGCTCGTTCGTCGTTGA
- a CDS encoding CDP-alcohol phosphatidyltransferase family protein, protein MLARTLVEVDTTVESARVAEARLHGTVWQSVASAHVLYGACVGLGQRAARIGVSANALTYTSLVLSIAAGVVAAGGHFVTAAVLMLVGGAFDALDGVVARATGTVSRWGALLDSTVDRLADASPLLGVALFYSDHRLLALIPVLAMVGGFTVSYVRARAEALGTVLPPLFMRRAERVVLTAFSLFAGAVVLSVPIQAPLLLGGVTVLAVLNAIGAVAVLVTARRALLNDERANAR, encoded by the coding sequence ATGCTCGCGCGTACCCTGGTAGAAGTCGACACGACCGTTGAGAGCGCTCGCGTAGCCGAAGCGCGTTTGCACGGGACCGTGTGGCAGAGCGTTGCCTCGGCCCACGTGCTGTACGGCGCCTGTGTTGGCCTCGGGCAGCGCGCCGCGCGGATTGGCGTCTCCGCCAACGCTCTCACGTACACGTCGCTGGTGTTGTCCATCGCGGCGGGCGTGGTGGCGGCCGGTGGGCACTTCGTCACCGCGGCGGTGCTCATGCTCGTGGGTGGCGCGTTCGACGCGTTGGACGGCGTCGTGGCTCGAGCCACCGGCACCGTGAGTCGTTGGGGCGCGCTTCTCGACTCCACCGTCGATCGACTGGCGGACGCTTCGCCTCTCTTGGGCGTCGCGCTGTTCTATTCGGATCATCGGCTGCTGGCGTTGATTCCGGTGCTCGCCATGGTGGGTGGCTTCACCGTCAGCTACGTGCGTGCTCGGGCGGAGGCGCTCGGCACGGTGCTGCCGCCGCTGTTCATGCGTCGGGCGGAGCGCGTGGTGTTGACCGCGTTCAGCTTGTTCGCCGGCGCCGTGGTGCTCTCCGTTCCGATTCAGGCCCCGCTGCTCTTGGGCGGCGTCACCGTGCTCGCCGTTCTCAACGCGATTGGTGCAGTGGCGGTGCTCGTCACCGCGCGGCGCGCGCTGCTCAACGACGAACGAGCCAACGCGCGGTGA
- the hxsB gene encoding His-Xaa-Ser system radical SAM maturase HxsB, with product MLELRTLPRPASAASPLLPFRFRRLGDRVLLTSHFGDWVFVTDDELAVLYQGRELPEELRAKLDKANLLRDGADPTRLSARLAARRRFLRYGPNLHILVVTLRCNETCVYCHASRADMDRVDTDMSPQTAERAIDLVFQSTAPRLTIEFQGGEPLVAFDVVKHAIEYAKERNKAYGKELEFTMVSNLSLLTDDKLDYLVENRVQICTSVDGPEQLHNKQRVLPSGNAYQASARAIERINQRYVDLGLDPVLYHVEALLTITRPALDMPKEIVDTYVSLGCHSIFLRPVDPFGFAEKTRDKIEYDRKRYLDFYRTAVDYMLAKNRDGTRVQERYAAIFLTKILTGEDPNFLDLRSPGGAGIGQLTFNYDGGIYTSDEGRMLSETGDETFRIGHVDSARYRELVMHDTVRSLIVASNLDAQPDCVTCTYNPYCGNKPEHAYRTQGSIFGRTRESDICAVHKGIQDYLFEKLRDQDEVTMDTFRRWTTMRERSHFLQTAATAS from the coding sequence ATGCTCGAGCTTCGCACCCTCCCCCGCCCGGCCTCCGCCGCGAGCCCCCTCTTGCCCTTTCGCTTCCGGCGCCTGGGCGATCGAGTCCTGCTCACCAGTCACTTCGGTGATTGGGTGTTCGTGACGGACGATGAGCTGGCGGTCCTGTACCAGGGGCGAGAGCTCCCGGAAGAGCTGCGCGCCAAGCTCGACAAAGCGAACCTGCTTCGCGACGGTGCCGACCCGACACGGCTCTCCGCCCGCCTCGCCGCGCGCCGGCGATTTTTGCGCTACGGGCCGAACCTGCACATCTTGGTGGTCACGCTCCGCTGCAACGAGACCTGCGTCTACTGCCACGCGAGCCGGGCGGACATGGATCGCGTGGACACCGACATGAGCCCGCAAACGGCGGAGCGCGCCATCGACCTCGTGTTCCAGAGCACCGCGCCGCGCCTCACCATCGAGTTCCAGGGCGGCGAGCCCCTGGTCGCCTTCGACGTCGTCAAGCACGCCATCGAGTACGCCAAGGAGCGCAACAAGGCGTATGGCAAGGAGCTCGAGTTCACCATGGTGAGCAACCTCAGCCTGCTCACCGACGACAAGCTCGACTACCTGGTGGAAAACCGCGTCCAGATCTGCACCAGCGTCGACGGCCCCGAGCAGCTCCACAACAAGCAACGAGTATTGCCGTCCGGCAACGCGTATCAGGCCAGTGCTCGCGCCATCGAGCGCATCAACCAGCGCTACGTGGATCTCGGGCTCGACCCGGTGCTCTACCACGTAGAGGCGCTGCTCACGATCACGCGCCCTGCCCTCGACATGCCCAAGGAGATCGTCGACACCTACGTCTCCCTCGGCTGTCACTCCATCTTCCTGCGCCCGGTGGATCCCTTCGGCTTCGCGGAGAAGACGCGCGACAAGATCGAGTACGACCGCAAGCGCTACCTCGACTTCTATCGCACCGCGGTCGACTACATGCTCGCGAAGAACCGCGACGGAACCCGCGTCCAGGAGCGCTACGCCGCCATCTTCCTGACCAAGATCCTCACCGGGGAAGATCCGAACTTCCTGGACCTACGCAGCCCGGGCGGCGCCGGCATCGGCCAGCTCACCTTCAACTACGACGGCGGCATCTACACCAGCGACGAGGGCCGCATGCTCTCGGAAACCGGGGACGAGACCTTTCGCATCGGCCACGTGGACAGCGCGCGCTACCGCGAGCTGGTGATGCACGACACCGTGCGCTCGCTGATCGTCGCCTCCAACCTGGACGCCCAGCCCGACTGCGTGACCTGCACCTACAACCCGTACTGCGGCAACAAGCCGGAGCACGCCTACCGCACCCAGGGTTCCATCTTCGGCCGCACCCGCGAGAGCGACATCTGCGCCGTGCACAAGGGCATCCAAGACTACTTGTTCGAGAAGCTCCGCGACCAAGACGAAGTCACGATGGACACCTTCCGGCGCTGGACCACGATGCGGGAGCGCTCTCACTTCCTGCAGACGGCCGCTACCGCCTCCTGA